In Thunnus thynnus chromosome 20, fThuThy2.1, whole genome shotgun sequence, a single window of DNA contains:
- the slc16a5a gene encoding monocarboxylate transporter 6 yields the protein MTQRNGIRGTSDHCLHSEASMVRERANGMEHDKVQEAIDCELEEGGQGGENRDSVAVTGAVTAPDGGWGWVVLVATIIVLALTLAFPSCVGIFYTDLQNEFHASNSETSWVPSIMTSALHAGGPFCSVLVDRLGCRATVMLGGVLSGLGMAASSFTQSITELYITAGVITGLGFCFSFQPAVTILGHYFVRRRVFANAMSSTGTALGLCTLPFLGNYLHTELGWRGSFLVLGAVLLNCCVCGAVMRPLQAPKRRGQPLMNHGPPPPEVESVKKGKGRVRTIWSCLAASLSKHMAFDQLRNNSRYRVFAIGITWMMLGFVVPLVYLVPYATAHDMEQGRAAMLLSILGIVNIVVRPPFGIMFNMPWFKGRHIYVFASALLVNGLSNSICCIGPSFSVLLSYVTIYGLSMSVVGSLMFTVLMDTVEMSRFPSALGLIAIMESVTLLIGPPLAGALVDRTGQYFHVFFACSAVVASSAVFLMVSFCWLDKRDRKSSKQGQPSALPDPARPAVDVAPGCQYSSVPTEGDKDKASANGAEYITSL from the exons ATGACTCAGAGAAATGGAATCAGAGGGACGAGTGATCACTGCCTCCACTCGGAGGCCTCCATGGTCCGTGAGCGCGCCAACGGCATGGAGCACGATAAAGTTCAAGAGGCCATCGACTGTGAGTTGGAGGAAGGGGGCCAGGGAGGTGAAAACAGAGACTCTGTGGCTGTAACGGGAGCAGTAACAGCTCCTGATGGGGGCTGGGGGTGGGTGGTGCTGGTTGCCACTATCATAGTCCTGGCTTTGACCCTGGCGTTCCCCTCCTGTGTGGGAATCTTCTACACTGACTTGCAGAATGAGTTCCACGCCTCCAACAGCGAAACCTCCTGGGTGCCCTCCATCATGACGTCAGCGCTTCATGCTGGAG GTCCCTTTTGTAGCGTGTTGGTGGACAGACTTGGTTGCCGGGCGACAGTCATGTTGGGTGGAGTCCTGAGTGGACTTGGAATGGCTGCCAGCTCATTTACCCAGTCCATCACGGAGCTCTACATCACCGCGGGGGTTATTACAG GACTTGGTTTCTGCTTCAGCTTCCAGCCAGCTGTGACAATCCTTGGGCACTACTTTGTGCGTCGACGTGTGTTTGCCAACGCCATGTCCTCCACAGGCACCGCGCTGGGCCTGTGTACTCTCCCTTTCCTGGGTAACTACCTCCACACAGAGCTGGGCTGGAGGGGAAGCTTTCTTGTTTTGGGGGCCGTCCTGCTTAACTGCTGCGTGTGCGGAGCGGTGATGAGGCCCCTCCAGGCCCCCAAACGTCGAGGCCAACCCCTGATGAACCACGGACCCCCTCCGCCAGAGGTGGAGAGTGTGAAGAAGGGGAAAGGAAGGGTGAGGACGATATGGAGCTGCCTGGCGGCTTCCCTCAGCAAACACATGGCCTTTGATCAGCTCCGCAACAACTCACGTTACCGTGTGTTCGCTATAGGCATCACCTGGATGATGCTCGGGTTTGTGGTGCCCCTGGTGTATCTGGTTCCTTACGCCACAGCCCACGACATGGAGCAGGGCCGGGCCGCGATGCTGCTCTCCATCCTGGGCATCGTTAACATCGTGGTGCGGCCGCCGTTCGGCATCATGTTCAACATGCCCTGGTTCAAAGGGCGACACATCTATGTATTTGCCTCGGCTTTGTTGGTCAACGGGCTCAGTAACAGTATCTGCTGCATCGGGCCCAGTTTCTCTGTACTTCTGAGTTATGTGACGATCTATGGGCTATCCATGAGCGTTGTGGGATCCCTGATGTTCACCGTCCTCATGGATACAGTGGAGATGAGCCGCTTCCCCTCAGCTTTGGGTCTAATCGCTATAATGGAGAGTGTCACACTGCTCATCGGGCCTCCACTGGCAG GAGCCCTGGTTGACAGAACAGGCCAGTACTTCCATGTCTTCTTTGCCTGCAGCGCCGTTGTTGCCTCATCTGCCGTGTTTCTCATGGTGTCATTTTGCTGGCTGGATAAAAGGGACAGGAAGTCATCCAAGCAAGGTCAACCCTCCGCACTGCCCGACCCAGCGAGACCTGCTGTCGACGTCGCCCCTGGCTGCCAGTACAGCAGCGTGCCcacagagggagacaaagacaAGGCCTCGGCGAACGGGGCAGAGTATATCACCAGCCTCTGA